One genomic window of Pungitius pungitius chromosome 11, fPunPun2.1, whole genome shotgun sequence includes the following:
- the chrnb2 gene encoding neuronal acetylcholine receptor subunit beta-2 produces the protein MMDGWPPLLLLAVLAIAGGGLGADTEERLVEHLLNPAHYNKLIRPATNGSELVTVQLMVSLAQLISVHEREQVMTTNVWLTQEWQDYRLTWVPEEFDGMLKVRLPSKHIWLPDVVLYNNADGVYEVSFYSNAVVSYDGSIFWLPPAIYKSACKIEVKHFPFDQQNCTLRFRSWTYDRTEIDLVLRADVASMDDFTPSGEWDIIALPGRRNENPADPTYVDITYDFIIRRKPLFYTINLIIPCVLITSLAILVFYLPSDCGEKMTLCISVLLALTVFLLLISKIVPPTSLDVPLVGKYLMFTMVLVTFSIVTSVCVLNVHHRSPTTHTMPPWVKLVFLNKLPALLFMRQPRNSCERQRLRQRRRAQEQKEGGRGGEAGALMVGLGLGNRGGTSTGVFGKEDSDPCTCYVNRASVKQFGGDLVGAGGGSVDSLNRVRESREGGASGNTPRGKQAAGGPALTQALLAQACPGFEEAVEGVRFIANHMKSEDDDQSVSEDWKYVAMVIDRLFLWIFVFVCVFGTLGMFMQPLYQNYTVKTITSSPG, from the exons GCGGCCTCGGGGCAGACACAGAGGAGCGCCTGGTGGAGCATCTCTTAAACCCCGCCCACTACAACAAGCTGATCCGCCCCGCGACCAATGGCTCCGAGCTGGTCACCGTGCAGCTGATGGTGTCGTTGGCTCAGCTCATCAGCGTG CATGAAAGAGAGCAAGTGATGACCACCAATGTCTGGCTAACACAG GAGTGGCAGGACTATCGGCTGACTTGGGTCCCCGAGGAGTTTGACGGGATGTTGAAGGTCAGGCTGCCCTCCAAACACATCTGGCTGCCTGACGTGGTGCTCTACAACAA CGCCGACGGCGTGTACGAGGTGTCCTTCTACTCCAACGCGGTGGTTTCCTACGACGGCAGTATCTTCTGGTTGCCCCCGGCCATCTACAAGTCGGCCTGCAAGATCGAGGTCAAGCACTTCCCCTTCGACCAGCAGAACTGCACGCTGCGCTTCCGCTCCTGGACCTACGACCGCACCGAGATCGATCTGGTCCTCCGCGCCGACGTGGCCAGCATGGACGACTTCACGCCCAGCGGCGAGTGGGACATCATCGCCCTGCCGGGCCGACGGAACGAGAACCCGGCCGACCCCACCTACGTGGACATCACGTACGACTTCATCATTCGCAGGAAGCCACTTTTTTACACCATCAACCTCATCATCCCGTGCGTGCTCATCACCTCGCTGGCCATCCTGGTCTTCTACCTGCCCTCCGACTGCGGCGAGAAGATGACGCTGTGCATCTCCGTGCTGCTGGCCCTCACCGTGTTCCTGCTGCTCATCTCGAAGATCGTCCCCCCTACGTCGCTGGACGTCCCGCTCGTGGGGAAGTACCTGATGTTCACCATGGTCCTGGTCACTTTCTCCATCGTCACCAGCGTGTGCGTGCTCAACGTGCACCACCGCTCGCCGACCACGCACACCATGCCGCCGTGGGTCAAACTGGTGTTCCTCAACAAGCTTCCCGCCTTGCTCTTCATGCGCCAGCCCAGGAACAGCTGCGAGCGTCAGAGGCTGCGCCAGAGACGGCGGGcccaggagcagaaggagggggGGCGCGGCGGGGAGGCGGGGGCCCTGATGGTGGGCCTCGGGCTGGGCAATAGGGGCGGGACCTCCACGGGGGTGTTCGGCAAGGAGGACAGTGACCCGTGTACCTGCTACGTGAACCGGGCGTCCGTCAAGCAGTTCGGGGGGGATCTGGTCGGGGCAGGCGGGGGGTCCGTGGATAGTCTGAACAGGGTGAGGGAGAGCCGGGAAGGGGGGGCCTCTGGAAACACGCCACGGGGGAAGCAAGCGGCAGGAGGTCCCGCTTTGACTCAGGCCCTGCTGGCTCAAGCCTGTCCGGGCTTTGAGGAGGCCGTGGAAGGGGTTCGCTTCATCGCCAACCACATGAAGAGTGAGGATGATGATCAGAGC GTGAGCGAGGACTGGAAgtacgttgccatggtgatcgACCGCCTCTTCCTGTggatctttgtgtttgtgtgtgtttttgggacACTGGGCATGTTCATGCAGCCGCTTTACCAGAATTACACAGTCAAGACCATCACCAGCTCGCCAGGCTGA